The following are encoded in a window of Vigna unguiculata cultivar IT97K-499-35 chromosome 8, ASM411807v1, whole genome shotgun sequence genomic DNA:
- the LOC114194884 gene encoding uncharacterized protein LOC114194884 encodes MAPYEALYGRRCRTPLCWYQDGEAYVLGLEFLQQTTSKVNLIQDRMRATQGRQKSYEDKRRRPLEFDEGDHVFLWVTPTTGIERVLKSRKLTSRFIGPYQITRRIRAAAYEIALPPHLSNLHKFFHVSQLRKYIASPDHVLESDEVQVREDLTKPVGPVRILDTQLKQLRGKELKTVKVL; translated from the coding sequence ATGGCGCCCTATGAAGCATTGTATGGAAGAAGGTGTAGAACTCCATTgtgctggtatcaggatggtGAAGCCTATGTGCTTGGTCTTGAATTTCTGCAACAGACGACTAGTAAGGTCAACTTAATCCAAGATCGAATGCGAGCAACTCAGGGTAGGCAAAAGTCCTATGAGGATAAGAGGAGACGACCACTTGAGTTTGATGAAGGAGATCATGTATTCCTCTGGGTTACGCCAACCACAGGTATCGAAAGGGTTCTTAAATCAAGGAAGTTGACTTCGAGATTTATAGGGCCTTATCAGATTACACGGAGAATAAGAGCAGCGGCGTACGAGATCGCTCTACCCCCTCACCTATCCAACTTGCATAAATTTTTCCATGTCTCACAGTTGAGGAAATACATTGCAAGTCCAGATCATGTGTTGGAGTCAGATGAGGTGCAAGTACGCGAGGATCTGACTAAACCAGTTGGACCGGTTCGCATATTGGATACTCAACTCAAGCAACTGAGAGGTAAGGAGTTGAAGACGGTTAAGGTTCTCTAG